One segment of Acidobacteriota bacterium DNA contains the following:
- the hemF gene encoding oxygen-dependent coproporphyrinogen oxidase — MKPSAEAVQEYLRALQARLTSELAILDGAKGFAEDRWQRQEGGGGRTCILDEGGLFERAGVNYSDVHGETLPPAATRERPDLAGRRFRAMGVSLVLHPKNPYVPTAHANVRFFLADGRERDPVWWFGGGFDLTPYYGFEEDAVHWHHTARTACQPFGQDVYPRFKARCDEYFFLRHRGEARGVGGLFFDDLESWGFERCFAFTRSVGDHFLPAYAPIAERHRNTPWGERQREFQLYRRGRYVEFNLLWDRGTLFGIQSDGRTESILMSLPPRVRWQYDYAPEPGTPEAELTEKFLQPRDWLRD, encoded by the coding sequence GTGAAGCCCTCCGCAGAAGCGGTCCAAGAGTACCTGCGCGCCCTGCAGGCACGCCTGACCTCCGAACTGGCGATACTCGATGGAGCGAAGGGGTTCGCCGAAGACCGCTGGCAACGCCAGGAAGGCGGCGGCGGACGCACCTGCATCCTCGATGAGGGCGGCCTCTTCGAACGCGCCGGCGTCAACTACTCGGACGTCCACGGCGAAACCCTGCCGCCGGCTGCCACCCGCGAACGGCCGGACCTCGCCGGCCGCCGCTTTCGGGCGATGGGTGTTTCGCTGGTCCTCCATCCGAAGAACCCTTATGTCCCCACGGCCCACGCCAATGTCCGTTTCTTCCTTGCCGACGGCCGCGAGCGGGATCCCGTCTGGTGGTTCGGCGGCGGCTTTGACCTGACGCCCTACTACGGTTTCGAGGAAGACGCCGTCCACTGGCACCACACCGCCCGGACCGCCTGCCAGCCGTTTGGACAGGATGTCTACCCGCGGTTCAAGGCCCGCTGCGACGAATACTTCTTCCTCCGGCACCGCGGCGAGGCCCGCGGTGTGGGCGGGCTCTTCTTCGACGACCTTGAAAGCTGGGGGTTCGAGCGGTGTTTCGCCTTCACCCGCTCCGTCGGCGACCACTTTCTGCCGGCCTACGCCCCGATTGCCGAACGGCACCGGAACACCCCCTGGGGCGAGCGGCAGCGCGAATTCCAGCTCTACCGCCGCGGCCGCTACGTCGAGTTCAACCTGCTGTGGGACCGTGGTACCTTGTTTGGCATCCAGTCCGATGGCCGCACCGAATCCATCCTCATGTCCCTGCCGCCCAGGGTCCGCTGGCAGTACGACTATGCCCCGGAGCCGGGTACTCCGGAAGCCGAACTCACGGAGAAGTTCTTGCAGCCGCGGGATTGGCTACGGGACTAG
- a CDS encoding alpha/beta hydrolase yields MTEHVLRPPTGTLLKETRVVTDALSLVLAAPWALALPRGSGQTVMVLPGYMTSDRATVLLRGFLRALGHRAVGWGLGTNRGNVEGLLEPVSERVASLAEEAGSPIALVGWSLGGVLAREAARDLPALVSRVITLGTPVVGGPRYTIAAGAFAKHQAEIDAQIEERGQRPIEVPITSVYTETDGVVAWRACIDELSPDVEHLRVPGSHLGLGINPRVWSIVARRLADDPSD; encoded by the coding sequence ATGACCGAACACGTGCTCCGGCCTCCGACCGGTACGCTCCTCAAGGAAACTCGCGTCGTCACGGACGCTCTCTCGCTGGTACTGGCGGCTCCCTGGGCGCTGGCACTACCGCGCGGCTCGGGGCAGACGGTGATGGTGCTGCCGGGCTACATGACCAGCGATCGCGCTACCGTGCTCTTGCGCGGCTTCCTGCGGGCGCTCGGCCACCGCGCCGTCGGCTGGGGGCTAGGCACCAACCGCGGCAATGTCGAAGGGCTGCTCGAGCCGGTGAGCGAACGAGTGGCCTCGCTGGCCGAGGAGGCCGGCAGTCCCATCGCCCTAGTGGGGTGGAGCCTGGGCGGCGTATTGGCCCGCGAGGCGGCGCGAGATTTGCCGGCCCTGGTGAGCCGGGTGATCACCCTCGGCACGCCGGTGGTGGGCGGGCCGCGCTACACCATCGCCGCCGGGGCTTTCGCCAAACACCAGGCGGAAATCGACGCCCAGATCGAAGAGCGCGGCCAGCGACCCATCGAGGTACCGATCACCTCGGTCTACACCGAGACCGACGGGGTGGTGGCCTGGCGGGCTTGCATCGACGAACTCAGCCCGGATGTCGAGCATCTGCGGGTGCCGGGCTCCCATCTGGGGCTCGGCATCAATCCGCGGGTGTGGAGCATCGTCGCCCGGCGCCTGGCCGATGATCCGTCGGACTGA
- a CDS encoding TetR/AcrR family transcriptional regulator — MARPALQAEEIASFRESLCDVALRLFAERGFRAATLRSLAAELGCSAATPYRYFDSKAEIFAAVRARGFDRFRGYLEARLTGCTTPAEEVREVSRAYLEYACREPHAFRIMFQLEPPESEGVSSDRESEARTWEVVYGCVRRAIESRDLAGSPNTAAHLFWASVHGIVSLHLAGKLTAGRSAEELIEPMIEALMTAHRPGGTAERKT, encoded by the coding sequence ATGGCTCGACCTGCCCTCCAAGCTGAAGAGATCGCGAGCTTTCGCGAGAGTCTTTGTGACGTCGCTCTACGCCTGTTTGCGGAGCGAGGCTTTCGAGCGGCGACGCTGCGCAGTCTGGCGGCAGAGCTGGGCTGCAGCGCGGCGACGCCCTACCGCTACTTCGACTCCAAGGCCGAGATCTTCGCCGCCGTTCGGGCGCGAGGTTTCGATCGCTTTCGGGGGTACCTGGAGGCGCGGTTGACGGGTTGCACAACGCCGGCTGAAGAGGTGCGGGAGGTGTCGCGGGCTTACCTCGAGTACGCCTGCCGGGAGCCCCACGCCTTTCGCATCATGTTCCAGCTCGAACCGCCGGAGTCCGAGGGCGTGTCGTCGGATCGCGAAAGCGAAGCGCGGACCTGGGAGGTGGTGTACGGCTGTGTGCGGCGAGCGATCGAATCGCGCGACCTGGCCGGTTCTCCGAATACCGCGGCCCATCTTTTCTGGGCGTCGGTCCACGGCATCGTTTCCCTTCATCTGGCGGGCAAGCTGACGGCCGGCCGCAGCGCCGAGGAGTTGATCGAGCCGATGATCGAAGCTTTGATGACCGCCCATCGCCCGGGCGGTACCGCTGAAAGGAAGACATGA
- a CDS encoding serine hydrolase, with protein sequence MRITTRRNRVPAQLACLAVVTATWITSTAFAAECGASSTFRPNPLITDEERCRLEAWALETGSSALLVSVGGETVFELETERSETPIHIMSVTKSVASLAIGRLIQEGKIDSLDLPLSELFPEWRQGRKAEITLLHLLTHATGLQDIPNAGVEIEPSEDVVQLALAAELAEAPGAAFRYNNKASNLLTAVVEERSGRKLDDYLRQTVFADLGISDAEWLRDSADNPYGMAGLFLAARDLVKIGQLMNQRGTWNGEQLIDREFAEQALTSQRNDYDRVGLLWWLLADWPSGYQANGWLGQWLMGLPEAGAVVVRLVDRADATGDGGGEFLDLMQEVLTAGDAAAASTASPEIAAEEVAAGKPPESQPPSVTLPPELDRVLRDYEQAWREGDPEGLAALFTADGYVLSHGRPPVVGRAAITERYKGSGGSLYLRAFHYQMEGDVGFILGGYTYEEGAPDRGKFTLALARNADGRWLIVSDMDNSNRSN encoded by the coding sequence ATGCGGATCACCACCCGACGGAATCGAGTCCCTGCCCAGCTCGCCTGCCTTGCAGTCGTTACGGCCACCTGGATCACCTCTACCGCCTTCGCCGCCGAATGCGGAGCCTCGTCGACCTTCCGCCCCAACCCGCTCATCACCGATGAGGAGCGCTGCCGGCTGGAGGCATGGGCACTCGAAACCGGCTCCAGTGCGCTGCTGGTCTCAGTTGGTGGCGAAACCGTATTCGAGCTCGAGACGGAACGGTCCGAGACGCCCATTCACATCATGTCGGTGACCAAATCCGTGGCGTCCCTGGCGATCGGCCGACTCATCCAGGAAGGCAAGATCGACTCTCTGGATCTGCCGCTGAGCGAACTCTTTCCGGAGTGGCGGCAGGGTCGGAAGGCCGAAATCACCCTTCTCCACCTCCTCACCCACGCCACTGGGCTGCAGGACATTCCCAACGCCGGTGTCGAGATCGAACCGAGCGAAGACGTGGTGCAGCTGGCCCTCGCCGCGGAGCTGGCCGAGGCTCCCGGAGCCGCTTTTCGGTACAACAACAAGGCCTCCAACCTACTCACAGCGGTGGTCGAAGAGCGATCCGGCAGAAAACTCGACGACTACCTGCGGCAGACGGTCTTTGCCGATCTGGGCATCTCCGACGCCGAGTGGCTGCGCGACAGCGCCGACAATCCCTACGGCATGGCCGGTCTGTTTCTCGCCGCCCGCGACCTGGTGAAGATCGGTCAGCTCATGAACCAGCGCGGCACCTGGAACGGCGAGCAGCTCATCGACCGAGAGTTCGCCGAGCAGGCTCTTACCTCGCAGCGAAATGACTACGACCGCGTCGGGCTCCTCTGGTGGCTTCTTGCCGACTGGCCCTCCGGGTACCAGGCCAACGGTTGGCTCGGCCAATGGTTGATGGGACTTCCCGAGGCAGGCGCGGTGGTCGTCCGGCTGGTGGATCGGGCGGACGCGACCGGCGACGGCGGTGGTGAATTCCTGGACCTCATGCAGGAAGTTCTAACTGCCGGAGATGCGGCGGCGGCCTCCACAGCGAGCCCGGAGATAGCGGCCGAAGAAGTCGCGGCAGGGAAACCGCCCGAGTCCCAGCCGCCCTCCGTCACCCTGCCGCCGGAACTCGATCGCGTCCTGCGCGACTACGAGCAGGCCTGGCGGGAGGGCGACCCGGAAGGCCTCGCCGCCCTCTTCACCGCAGACGGCTATGTGCTGTCCCACGGCCGGCCGCCGGTGGTGGGCCGGGCCGCCATCACCGAGCGCTACAAGGGCAGCGGCGGATCGCTCTACCTGCGAGCCTTCCATTACCAGATGGAAGGCGATGTGGGCTTCATCCTAGGCGGCTACACCTACGAAGAAGGCGCGCCCGACCGCGGCAAGTTCACCCTCGCCCTCGCCCGCAACGCCGATGGACGCTGGCTGATCGTCTCGGACATGGACAACTCCAACCGCTCGAACTGA
- a CDS encoding TIGR00730 family Rossman fold protein has translation MRRICVFCGSNSGSRPAYREAARQLGTTLAERGVGVVYGGGRVGLMGELADAALARGGEVIGVIPEALFEKEVGHPGLTELHRTRTMHERKALMAELSDAFVALPGGIGTLEELFEVWTWAQLGFHGKAVALYDVEGYFGPLLAYVDRMVEQGFLRQPHRDLVCQASDPAGLIDVLQTARTPAVDKWLDPPI, from the coding sequence ATGCGAAGAATCTGTGTGTTTTGCGGCTCCAACTCCGGATCCCGGCCGGCCTACCGCGAAGCCGCTCGGCAACTCGGCACCACCCTGGCGGAGAGGGGGGTCGGGGTGGTCTACGGTGGTGGTCGGGTGGGGTTGATGGGCGAACTGGCGGATGCAGCGCTTGCCCGCGGTGGCGAGGTGATCGGAGTGATTCCGGAGGCGTTGTTCGAAAAAGAAGTCGGCCACCCGGGGCTCACGGAACTCCATCGCACCCGCACCATGCACGAGCGGAAGGCCTTGATGGCGGAACTCTCAGACGCTTTCGTGGCGTTGCCCGGCGGGATCGGCACCCTCGAGGAGCTGTTCGAGGTTTGGACCTGGGCGCAGCTCGGCTTCCACGGCAAGGCGGTAGCCCTCTACGACGTGGAGGGCTACTTCGGTCCCCTTCTCGCCTATGTCGACCGGATGGTGGAGCAGGGCTTCCTGCGTCAGCCGCACCGGGATCTTGTGTGTCAGGCGAGTGATCCGGCCGGCCTGATCGACGTGTTGCAGACGGCGCGGACCCCGGCCGTCGACAAATGGCTCGACCCTCCGATCTAA
- the moaA gene encoding GTP 3',8-cyclase MoaA: MASLPHRQPQDRLGRPIRDLRISVTDRCNFRCRYCMPKEVFGADFPYLPRAEILDYEEVARLGRIFRRLGVRKTRLTGGEPLLRRDLPLLIEQLVAIEGLEVTLTTNGALLERLAPELARAGLARVTVSLDSLDDAQFRRMNDVDFPVARVLAGIEAAAAAGLTPVKVNAVIHRKVNDDAVLPLARHFHGSGHILRFIEYMDVGTTNGWRLDDVVPGREILDRLRAEFPIAPVEPAYRGEVAQRWSYRDGGGEFGVITSVSQPFCGDCTRARLSAEGSLYTCLFASRGTDLRGMVRDGSADEEIEAFLHELWGRREDRYSELRTAETPTLEARERVEMSYIGG, from the coding sequence ATGGCCTCACTCCCCCATCGCCAGCCGCAGGACCGCCTCGGTCGGCCGATTCGCGATCTGCGGATTTCGGTCACGGACCGGTGCAATTTCCGCTGCCGGTACTGCATGCCGAAGGAGGTGTTCGGAGCGGATTTTCCGTACCTGCCGCGAGCGGAGATCTTGGACTATGAGGAGGTGGCGCGGCTGGGGCGGATCTTTCGGCGGTTGGGGGTGCGGAAGACGCGGCTAACCGGCGGCGAGCCTCTCCTGCGGCGGGATCTGCCGCTGCTGATCGAGCAACTGGTGGCGATCGAGGGGTTGGAGGTCACCCTCACCACCAACGGAGCCCTGCTCGAAAGACTGGCGCCGGAGCTGGCTCGGGCGGGTCTAGCGCGGGTGACGGTGAGTCTGGACTCGCTGGACGATGCCCAGTTCCGGCGCATGAACGACGTCGACTTTCCGGTGGCGCGGGTGCTCGCCGGCATTGAGGCGGCAGCCGCCGCCGGTCTGACTCCGGTGAAGGTGAACGCGGTGATTCACCGCAAGGTGAACGACGACGCCGTCCTGCCGCTGGCGCGCCACTTTCACGGCAGCGGTCACATCCTGCGCTTCATCGAGTACATGGACGTCGGCACCACCAACGGTTGGCGGCTGGACGATGTGGTGCCCGGCCGGGAGATCTTGGACCGCCTGCGCGCCGAGTTCCCGATCGCCCCGGTAGAACCGGCCTACCGGGGCGAGGTGGCCCAGCGCTGGAGCTATCGGGACGGCGGCGGCGAATTCGGGGTGATCACATCCGTCAGCCAGCCGTTCTGCGGCGACTGCACCCGGGCCCGCCTGTCGGCGGAAGGCAGCCTCTACACCTGCCTCTTCGCGAGCCGCGGCACGGACCTGCGGGGGATGGTGCGGGACGGCTCCGCAGACGAAGAGATCGAAGCTTTCCTCCACGAGCTGTGGGGCCGGCGCGAGGATCGCTACTCCGAGCTGCGCACGGCGGAGACGCCGACCCTCGAAGCCCGCGAGCGGGTGGAGATGTCCTACATCGGCGGCTGA
- a CDS encoding CoA pyrophosphatase has protein sequence MTFASATSDPCLGHLRRELEGREPRRYERDGDTKEAAVAAILRPGLSSAGNSALELLLIERTHRSDDPWSGHIALPGGRREGQDPDLLTTALRETREEVGLELVSEVDVIGPLDEVRPNTRKLPPLIIAPFVATAPADAEAVPDPREVAAAFWVPIEKLLAKEAQSEIQVSFGPGEVYFPSIRYRDHHIWGLTHRILFELFRRLGALDRLQPPM, from the coding sequence ATGACCTTCGCCTCGGCTACTTCCGATCCTTGCCTCGGCCATCTTCGCCGAGAGTTGGAAGGTCGCGAACCCCGCCGCTACGAACGGGACGGCGACACCAAGGAGGCGGCGGTGGCGGCAATTCTGCGGCCGGGCCTTTCATCGGCAGGGAACTCGGCCCTCGAACTGCTCCTCATCGAACGCACCCACCGCAGTGACGACCCGTGGTCCGGCCACATCGCCCTGCCCGGCGGTCGCCGCGAGGGCCAAGACCCGGATCTGCTGACCACGGCGCTGCGCGAAACGCGCGAAGAGGTGGGTTTGGAGCTGGTCTCGGAAGTGGATGTGATCGGCCCGCTGGACGAGGTGCGACCCAACACCCGCAAGTTGCCGCCGCTGATCATCGCTCCCTTTGTGGCCACGGCCCCGGCGGACGCCGAGGCCGTGCCCGATCCGCGGGAGGTGGCGGCCGCCTTCTGGGTGCCGATCGAAAAGCTGCTGGCGAAAGAGGCACAGAGCGAGATCCAGGTCAGCTTTGGTCCCGGCGAAGTCTACTTTCCCTCCATCCGCTACCGCGACCACCACATCTGGGGCCTCACCCACCGCATCCTCTTCGAGCTGTTCCGCCGTCTGGGCGCCCTAGACCGGCTTCAGCCGCCGATGTAG
- a CDS encoding Fic family protein, with product MNEYPHLRFRRHWEIGADVEYQLGQCDAISSAIAEMPLRPEYRRSLLGVALIKGAQATTAIEGNTLTEEEIERVAQGEALAPSKEYQQIEVKNVLDAMNALLEEVASADRDSLISPDLILRFHRLIGKDLGQHLDAIPGRFRDDFRVVGRYRCPDPREVPKLVSRLCEWLREEFGYPSGRQSFREAVIEAIVAHVYLEWIHPFGDGNGRTGRLLEFYLLLRAGNPDLASHILSNFYNQTRPEYYRQLEVAGKRGDLSSFIAYAVQGFRDGLLLTLELIQRSQFETAWRSFIYDRFAGKKYRKTVFKRRRNLILEAPIGEWLTFDEIALTSPRVARDYGGLSERTLQRDLEVLIEMDLLAMKDRKYAANTVLLRQLMPSRRRVGS from the coding sequence ATGAATGAGTATCCGCATCTTCGCTTTCGCCGACATTGGGAAATCGGCGCTGATGTTGAGTACCAGTTGGGGCAATGTGACGCGATTAGCTCGGCGATCGCTGAGATGCCTTTGCGCCCGGAGTACCGCAGAAGTCTGCTCGGAGTGGCGCTGATTAAGGGAGCACAGGCGACTACGGCGATCGAGGGCAACACCCTGACGGAAGAAGAGATCGAGCGGGTGGCTCAAGGAGAGGCCCTTGCCCCCAGCAAGGAGTACCAGCAGATCGAGGTGAAGAACGTCCTCGATGCGATGAACGCATTGTTGGAAGAAGTGGCCAGTGCCGACCGAGATTCACTCATCTCACCCGACCTGATCCTTCGGTTTCACCGCCTGATCGGCAAGGACCTCGGACAACATCTCGACGCGATTCCTGGCCGATTCCGAGACGATTTTCGAGTCGTGGGAAGATACCGGTGCCCGGACCCTCGAGAGGTACCGAAGCTGGTCAGCAGGCTCTGCGAATGGCTTCGTGAGGAGTTCGGCTACCCGTCGGGTCGTCAGTCCTTCCGGGAGGCGGTGATCGAGGCGATCGTCGCCCATGTCTACTTGGAGTGGATCCATCCATTCGGCGATGGAAACGGTCGGACAGGGCGTCTGCTGGAGTTCTACCTTCTCCTGCGGGCCGGAAATCCCGACCTGGCGTCGCACATCTTGTCGAATTTCTACAATCAGACTCGGCCGGAGTATTACCGGCAACTTGAAGTTGCCGGAAAGCGAGGGGACTTGAGCAGTTTCATCGCTTATGCCGTTCAGGGCTTTCGAGACGGATTGCTCTTGACTCTGGAGTTGATCCAGCGAAGTCAGTTCGAAACGGCTTGGCGCAGCTTTATCTATGACCGGTTTGCAGGCAAGAAGTACCGGAAGACGGTGTTCAAACGACGTCGGAACCTCATTCTCGAAGCACCAATCGGCGAGTGGCTTACCTTCGACGAGATCGCATTGACTTCCCCGCGGGTCGCTAGAGACTATGGCGGGCTCTCGGAGCGTACTCTACAAAGAGACCTCGAAGTCTTGATTGAGATGGATCTCCTAGCGATGAAGGATCGGAAGTATGCCGCCAATACGGTTCTTCTCCGCCAGCTCATGCCCAGTCGTCGCAGGGTAGGGTCATGA
- a CDS encoding carbohydrate kinase family protein, which yields MPSSQALTPSDKKILVAGSIAFDQIMTFPGFFKDHILPDKIHMINLSFLVKEFRKQRGGCAGNIGYSLALLGETPTLVATAGGDFQEYRDWLVEQGVDVSAVTVHEDEATASCFITSDQADNQITGFFIGAMARAAELSMEAIAAERGGADLCVVAPDDPEAMVRHCVEARRAGIPLVFDPSFQVIAMDGETLRKAAEGAHVVILNDYEYAVFQEKTGLDPKGLSQLADYWVVTYGEEGSEILGSDGSKVKIPAAKIHEMVDPTGAGDAFRSGFVAGMMRGVDHSVCGRMGSVAAAYVVEQYGTQSHGYTAEEFWQRYEENFGGPLNSDG from the coding sequence ATGCCCTCATCCCAGGCGTTGACCCCCTCGGACAAGAAGATCCTGGTCGCCGGCTCGATCGCCTTTGACCAGATCATGACCTTTCCGGGCTTCTTCAAGGATCACATCCTGCCGGACAAGATCCACATGATCAATCTCTCCTTCCTGGTCAAGGAGTTCCGCAAGCAGCGCGGTGGCTGCGCCGGCAATATCGGCTACAGCCTGGCGCTGTTGGGCGAGACACCGACCTTGGTGGCCACCGCCGGCGGCGACTTCCAGGAGTACCGCGACTGGCTGGTGGAGCAGGGCGTGGATGTGAGCGCCGTCACCGTCCACGAGGACGAGGCGACGGCCTCGTGCTTCATCACCTCGGACCAGGCGGACAACCAGATCACCGGCTTCTTCATCGGCGCCATGGCGCGGGCGGCGGAGCTGTCGATGGAGGCCATCGCCGCCGAACGTGGCGGGGCAGATCTCTGCGTGGTGGCGCCGGACGACCCGGAGGCGATGGTGCGGCACTGCGTGGAGGCGCGCCGGGCGGGCATTCCGCTGGTCTTCGATCCCTCCTTCCAGGTGATCGCGATGGACGGCGAGACCCTGCGCAAGGCCGCCGAGGGCGCCCACGTGGTGATCTTGAATGACTACGAGTACGCCGTCTTCCAGGAAAAGACCGGCCTCGATCCGAAGGGTCTCTCGCAACTGGCGGACTACTGGGTCGTGACCTACGGCGAAGAGGGCAGCGAGATCCTGGGATCCGACGGATCGAAGGTGAAGATTCCCGCCGCCAAGATCCACGAAATGGTGGATCCCACCGGTGCCGGCGACGCCTTCCGCTCCGGCTTCGTGGCGGGCATGATGCGCGGCGTGGACCATTCCGTGTGCGGCCGCATGGGAAGCGTCGCCGCCGCCTATGTCGTGGAGCAGTACGGCACCCAGAGCCACGGCTACACGGCGGAGGAGTTCTGGCAGCGCTACGAGGAG